One genomic window of Vespula pensylvanica isolate Volc-1 chromosome 12, ASM1446617v1, whole genome shotgun sequence includes the following:
- the LOC122633606 gene encoding interaptin-like isoform X5 encodes MESNSCFTEKRRIRGKDILRMDGLLPPTRRLPVCNAVTSTSYKKKEKKWSIGGIFKRISSIRDDDSSSNEEEIVYCKREPKNLSKINKQSDSIVLHPVKNNCERQTESNNLVTETNEQSMESLNVHIDSVHSRSSDGSLEGLGRKIRKNKMKARVEAKRDRLCPNSSSDEDSRISNNSLAKSQLEDHSQSICKTNSYNRRTRAARTERYIKRLFKEEVHIDDANQVNCKQDSLECLDEGQRVIANLNDTPRQIIHSRRSTIQSNDQIAPTHKSVVLNTQNINTGNQTEYSTHKRLTDMNQNNFYEKNAAAARWIEQDSNNCFTLTSVRDIDRQKDHTIERRSMPRSTNPPDPPPRDPRRVPTYACHSFPFNGRSQKKRLFDGYANINMDQKVDWIGTRAYSSSEDITRSKNITQRNSQNMFLLESKKINIGPREYTNNKYTSMCNRSNEIEHNPSRSLQMDEPEASKCRRKNNRNNQLSSNVNEHDERVKQIQLSMNCEANGIYGRISARNTQSSSERSYVFRNSNGNEVNSEERSNEITKMDEAALERKQSSKNLEEAISELEAIYDSLRLGDEDLLDRAERRSMEEFSLKHGQPEDEQVKPNRLDSPDRLKDDMAYRRMHPVERPTSLSDIIGQSSFSNISYLIASPVLSRRDNMFDETKTPIGITRRDEPDVTRDDVVFRSIHRANNTLKVIEPQPPFGIPLGPVTTATESDYLHTVPNKFNPPRSPYIPQCEPDVVTDDLAFRTLRKDSTTTSAKNNADNQTESINESVNEFPAKKKRAVRSLSANLYGLINQERIHLHRQPSLHEINDDIENINSNPKFVDKIDHFRRVVSDGELSDQGSIRWRGERYTKNTFDINGNHHDSGLCRKMLRVYVSPSTTMQWSNKNSNNREGTPTSTFLSATRRTSSVDITSDSWKPTRDDSLIGKDNTDSDFTAYSRLCQDLVNIIKGSDDSEIKTNRQDELIEAKSSTHENKIEIEPLITELCNELLDGTVQEHSNEKSETKETNEIKECIDLKLDEENTIETEDDKLDYYLRLANENVKMIAEAFSSVADHLRDGLDVGDDSSSRFRTDGDDTRETSTRSSSFLVEGDEKTLDEVSTSSKNEDLVRKSVESDVSIEKLDVPNLKENNVRRPSDIEIDLNKAVEDLQIAAASLNGNVQEMEELEVRLTKLGEGHLDVQIEDKADEKNEEKLKLFTVEKKDVISESDVGQGTEKNDEQKCEILEPIETQDDNRRIAVREGLQDIIRSACDKGYHANV; translated from the exons ATGGAATCTAATAGTTGCTTTACggaaaagaggagaataagaggaaaagatatCCTTAGAATGGATGGTCTTTTACCACCGACCCGTCGTCTGCCAGTATGTAATGCTGTAACTTCGacatcttataaaaaaaaagaaaagaagtggtCTATTGGAGGAATATTTAAGCGTATATCTTCTATCCGAGATGATGACAGTTCTTCCAACGAAGAAGAGATTGTTTATTGTAAAAGGGAACCTAAAAATCTTTCTAAAATCAATAAGCAGTCGGACAGTATTGTACTTCATCcggtaaaaaataattgcgaGCGTCAGACAGAATCTAATAATTTGGTAACTGAAACTAACGAACAATCCATGGAATCTCTTAATGTCCATATAGATTCTGTACATTCACGTAGTAGCGATGGTTCTTTAGAAGGTTTGGGTAGGAAAAtacggaaaaataaaatgaaggcACGCGTAGAGGCTAAAAGAGATCGATTATGTCCTAATAGTAGTTCTGACGAGGATTCACGTATTTCCAATAATTCATTGGCTAAATCTCAATTAGAGGATCATTCACAAAGCATTTGTAAAACCAATTCTTACAACAGACGTACTCGAGCTGCTAGAACGGAACGTTATATCAAACgtttatttaaagaagaagTGCATATAGATGATGCTAATCAAGTAAATTGTAAACAAGACAGCTTAGAATGTTTAGACGAAGGACAACGTGTTATTGCGAATTTAAATGATACACCACGCCAAATAATACATTCACGACGATCAACGATACAATCTAATGATCAAATTGCTCCAACACACAAATCGGTTGTGTTGAACACTCAAAATATCAATACAGGTAATCAAACTGAATATTCAACTCACAAACGTTTAACAGATatgaatcaaaataatttttacgaaaagaacGCTGCTGCTGCTCGTTGGATAGAACAGGATTCAAACAATTGTTTCACATTGACATCAGTGAGAGATATCGATCGTCAAAAAGATCACACGATTGAACGAAGATCGATGCCAAGATCGACTAATCCACCAGATCCTCCACCTCGTGATCCTCGTCGTGTTCCTACCTACGCGTgccattcttttccttttaatggTAGAAGTCAAAAGAAAAGGCTTTTCGATGGatatgcaaatataaatatggatCAGAAAGTCGACTGGATTGGTACACGAGCATATAGTTCCAGTGAGGACATTACACgtagtaaaaatattacacaaCGTAATTCacaaaatatgtttcttttagAATCCAAAAAGATCAATATTGGTCCACgagaatatacaaataataagtACACGTCGATGTGTAACCGTTCGAACGAGATCGAACATAATCCGTCTCGGTCTCTTCAAATGGACGAGCCTGAGGCTTCAAAgtgtagaagaaagaataatcgtaataatcaACTTAGCTCGAATGTTAATGAACACGATGAGAGAGTAAAACAGATTCAATTATCAATGAACTGTGAAGCAAACGGTATATATGGACGAATCTCAGCGCGTAATACTCAATCGTCTAGCGAACGTTCGTATGTTTTTAGAAATAGCAATGGGAATGAAGTGAATTCTGAAGAAAGAAGtaacgaaataacgaaaatgGATGAGGCAGCTCTAGAGAGAAAACAATCGTCGAAGAATCTTGAAGAAGCAATCTCTGAGTTGGAAGCCATATACGATAGTTTACGACTTGGAGATGAGGATTTGTTAGATCGTGCTGAAAGAAGAAGCATGGAGGAATTCAGTCTTAAACATGGACAACCTGAAGATGAGCAAGTAAAGCCTAATCGTTTGGATTCACCCGATAGATTGAAAGATGATATGGCCTATAGAAGAATGCATCCTGTTGAACGACCAACTTCTTTGTCGGATATTATTGGACAATCATCATTTTCAAACATCAGTTACCTCATCGCTTCACCTGTTCTTTCACGTAGGGACAATATGTTTGATGAAACTAAGACACCTATTGGTATAACTCGTCGTGACGAACCGGATGTAACGAGAGACGACGTTGTCTTCCGTAGTATACATCGTGCCAATAATACACTTAAAGTTATCGAACCTCAACCACCTTTTGGTATACCACTTGGACCAGTGACCACTGCTACGGAGAGCGATTATCTGCACACAGTgccaaataaatttaatccaCCTCGTTCGCCATATATACCACAATGCGAACCTGACGTTGTTACGGATGATTTAGCTTTTAGGACACTTAGAAAGGATTCCACGACAACATCGGCAAAGAACAACGCAGATAATCAAACAGAAAGTATCAACGAATCTGTCAATGAATTTCCTgctaagaaaaagagagctgTTAGGTCTCTTTCTGCTAATCTTTATGGGCTGATAAATCAAGAACGTATACATTTACACAGACAGCCAAGCCTACATGAGATCAACGATGATATCGAGAATATAAATAGTAATCCTAAATTCGTAGATAAGATAGATCATTTTAGACGTGTTGTTAGCGATGGTGAATTATCCGATCAAGGTAGTATAAGATGGCGCGGAGAAAGATATACAAAGAATACTTTTGACATAAACGGAAATCATCACGATTCTGGTCTCTGTAGGAAAATGCTTCGAGTTTATGTCTCGCCATCAACGACGATGCAATggtcaaataaaaattctaataatcgCGAAGGAACGCCAACGTCCACTTTTCTCAGTGCTACCAGACGAACTTCGTCTGTTGACATTACTTCAGATTCTTGGAAACCCACTCGCGATGATTCCTTAATTGGCAAAGATAATACGGATTCAGATTTTACCGCGTACAGTCGTTTGTGTCAAGACTTGGTAAATATAATCAAAGGATCCGATGATTCAGAAATAAAAACCAACCGACAGGATGAACTAATTGAAGCTAAAAGCTCTAcccatgaaaataaaattgagatTGAACCTTTAATTACAGAATTATGTAATGAACTTCTTGACGGTACGGTTCAAGAACATTCCAATGAAAAATCTGAAACCAAGGAAACCAATGAAATCAAGGAATGTATCGACTTAAAATTAGACGAAGAAAATACTATAGAAACTGAAGATGATAAGCTCGATTATTATCTTCGTTTGGCAAACGAGAACGTGAAGATGATTGCAGAGGCTTTTAGCAGCGTTGCCGACCACCTACGCGATGGCCTTGACGTTGGAGATGATTCATCGAGTCGTTTTAGGACCGATGGCGATGATACACGTGAAACTAGCACACGTTCTTCGTCGTTTTTGGTCGAGGGTGATGAAAAGACGCTGGATGAGGTGTCAACGTCCTCGAAGAACGAAGATCTTGTTAGAAAAAGCGTTGAATCCGACGTCTCCATAGAAAAGCTTGACGTTCCTAACctcaaagaaaataacgttAGACGTCCATCGGACATAGAGATCGATCTTAACAAAGCCGTGGAAGATCTACAAATAGCCGCAGCCAGTTTAAACGGGAATGTACAAGAAATGGAAGAACTCGAAGTTCGACTAACAAAATTGGGTGAAGGTCATTTGGACGTTCAAATCGAAGACAAGGCTGACgaaaaaaatgaggaaaaacttaaattatttaccgtagagaagaaagatgtTATTTCTGAGTCTGACGTAGGAcaaggaacagaaaaaaatgatgaacaaaaatgtgaaatattgGAGCCAATAGAAACGCAAGATGACAACAGGCGTATTGCGGTTCGCGAAG GTCTCCAGGATATTATTCGTTCGGCATGCGATAAAGGTTACCATGCGAATGTGTAA
- the LOC122633606 gene encoding interaptin-like isoform X6, which yields MESNSCFTEKRRIRGKDILRMDGLLPPTRRLPVCNAVTSTSYKKKEKKWSIGGIFKRISSIRDDDSSSNEEEIVYCKREPKNLSKINKQSDSIVLHPVKNNCERQTESNNLVTETNEQSMESLNVHIDSVHSRSSDGSLEGLGRKIRKNKMKARVEAKRDRLCPNSSSDEDSRISNNSLAKSQLEDHSQSICKTNSYNRRTRAARTERYIKRLFKEEVHIDDANQVNCKQDSLECLDEGQRVIANLNDTPRQIIHSRRSTIQSNDQIAPTHKSVVLNTQNINTGNQTEYSTHKRLTDMNQNNFYEKNAAAARWIEQDSNNCFTLTSVRDIDRQKDHTIERRSMPRSTNPPDPPPRDPRRVPTYACHSFPFNGRSQKKRLFDGYANINMDQKVDWIGTRAYSSSEDITRSKNITQRNSQNMFLLESKKINIGPREYTNNKYTSMCNRSNEIEHNPSRSLQMDEPEASKCRRKNNRNNQLSSNVNEHDERVKQIQLSMNCEANGIYGRISARNTQSSSERSYVFRNSNGNEVNSEERSNEITKMDEAALERKQSSKNLEEAISELEAIYDSLRLGDEDLLDRAERRSMEEFSLKHGQPEDEQVKPNRLDSPDRLKDDMAYRRMHPVERPTSLSDIIGQSSFSNISYLIASPVLSRRDNMFDETKTPIGITRRDEPDVTRDDVVFRSIHRANNTLKVIEPQPPFGIPLGPVTTATESDYLHTVPNKFNPPRSPYIPQCEPDVVTDDLAFRTLRKDSTTTSAKNNADNQTESINESVNEFPAKKKRAVRSLSANLYGLINQERIHLHRQPSLHEINDDIENINSNPKFVDKIDHFRRVVSDGELSDQGSIRWRGERYTKNTFDINGNHHDSGLCRKMLRVYVSPSTTMQWSNKNSNNREGTPTSTFLSATRRTSSVDITSDSWKPTRDDSLIGKDNTDSDFTAYSRLCQDLVNIIKGSDDSEIKTNRQDELIEAKSSTHENKIEIEPLITELCNELLDGTVQEHSNEKSETKETNEIKECIDLKLDEENTIETEDDKLDYYLRLANENVKMIAEAFSSVADHLRDGLDVGDDSSSRFRTDGDDTRETSTRSSSFLVEGDEKTLDEVSTSSKNEDLVRKSVESDVSIEKLDVPNLKENNVRRPSDIEIDLNKAVEDLQIAAASLNGNVQEMEELEVRLTKLGEGHLDVQIEDKADEKNEEKLKLFTVEKKDVISESDVGQGTEKNDEQKCEILEPIETQDDNRRIAVREDE from the exons ATGGAATCTAATAGTTGCTTTACggaaaagaggagaataagaggaaaagatatCCTTAGAATGGATGGTCTTTTACCACCGACCCGTCGTCTGCCAGTATGTAATGCTGTAACTTCGacatcttataaaaaaaaagaaaagaagtggtCTATTGGAGGAATATTTAAGCGTATATCTTCTATCCGAGATGATGACAGTTCTTCCAACGAAGAAGAGATTGTTTATTGTAAAAGGGAACCTAAAAATCTTTCTAAAATCAATAAGCAGTCGGACAGTATTGTACTTCATCcggtaaaaaataattgcgaGCGTCAGACAGAATCTAATAATTTGGTAACTGAAACTAACGAACAATCCATGGAATCTCTTAATGTCCATATAGATTCTGTACATTCACGTAGTAGCGATGGTTCTTTAGAAGGTTTGGGTAGGAAAAtacggaaaaataaaatgaaggcACGCGTAGAGGCTAAAAGAGATCGATTATGTCCTAATAGTAGTTCTGACGAGGATTCACGTATTTCCAATAATTCATTGGCTAAATCTCAATTAGAGGATCATTCACAAAGCATTTGTAAAACCAATTCTTACAACAGACGTACTCGAGCTGCTAGAACGGAACGTTATATCAAACgtttatttaaagaagaagTGCATATAGATGATGCTAATCAAGTAAATTGTAAACAAGACAGCTTAGAATGTTTAGACGAAGGACAACGTGTTATTGCGAATTTAAATGATACACCACGCCAAATAATACATTCACGACGATCAACGATACAATCTAATGATCAAATTGCTCCAACACACAAATCGGTTGTGTTGAACACTCAAAATATCAATACAGGTAATCAAACTGAATATTCAACTCACAAACGTTTAACAGATatgaatcaaaataatttttacgaaaagaacGCTGCTGCTGCTCGTTGGATAGAACAGGATTCAAACAATTGTTTCACATTGACATCAGTGAGAGATATCGATCGTCAAAAAGATCACACGATTGAACGAAGATCGATGCCAAGATCGACTAATCCACCAGATCCTCCACCTCGTGATCCTCGTCGTGTTCCTACCTACGCGTgccattcttttccttttaatggTAGAAGTCAAAAGAAAAGGCTTTTCGATGGatatgcaaatataaatatggatCAGAAAGTCGACTGGATTGGTACACGAGCATATAGTTCCAGTGAGGACATTACACgtagtaaaaatattacacaaCGTAATTCacaaaatatgtttcttttagAATCCAAAAAGATCAATATTGGTCCACgagaatatacaaataataagtACACGTCGATGTGTAACCGTTCGAACGAGATCGAACATAATCCGTCTCGGTCTCTTCAAATGGACGAGCCTGAGGCTTCAAAgtgtagaagaaagaataatcgtaataatcaACTTAGCTCGAATGTTAATGAACACGATGAGAGAGTAAAACAGATTCAATTATCAATGAACTGTGAAGCAAACGGTATATATGGACGAATCTCAGCGCGTAATACTCAATCGTCTAGCGAACGTTCGTATGTTTTTAGAAATAGCAATGGGAATGAAGTGAATTCTGAAGAAAGAAGtaacgaaataacgaaaatgGATGAGGCAGCTCTAGAGAGAAAACAATCGTCGAAGAATCTTGAAGAAGCAATCTCTGAGTTGGAAGCCATATACGATAGTTTACGACTTGGAGATGAGGATTTGTTAGATCGTGCTGAAAGAAGAAGCATGGAGGAATTCAGTCTTAAACATGGACAACCTGAAGATGAGCAAGTAAAGCCTAATCGTTTGGATTCACCCGATAGATTGAAAGATGATATGGCCTATAGAAGAATGCATCCTGTTGAACGACCAACTTCTTTGTCGGATATTATTGGACAATCATCATTTTCAAACATCAGTTACCTCATCGCTTCACCTGTTCTTTCACGTAGGGACAATATGTTTGATGAAACTAAGACACCTATTGGTATAACTCGTCGTGACGAACCGGATGTAACGAGAGACGACGTTGTCTTCCGTAGTATACATCGTGCCAATAATACACTTAAAGTTATCGAACCTCAACCACCTTTTGGTATACCACTTGGACCAGTGACCACTGCTACGGAGAGCGATTATCTGCACACAGTgccaaataaatttaatccaCCTCGTTCGCCATATATACCACAATGCGAACCTGACGTTGTTACGGATGATTTAGCTTTTAGGACACTTAGAAAGGATTCCACGACAACATCGGCAAAGAACAACGCAGATAATCAAACAGAAAGTATCAACGAATCTGTCAATGAATTTCCTgctaagaaaaagagagctgTTAGGTCTCTTTCTGCTAATCTTTATGGGCTGATAAATCAAGAACGTATACATTTACACAGACAGCCAAGCCTACATGAGATCAACGATGATATCGAGAATATAAATAGTAATCCTAAATTCGTAGATAAGATAGATCATTTTAGACGTGTTGTTAGCGATGGTGAATTATCCGATCAAGGTAGTATAAGATGGCGCGGAGAAAGATATACAAAGAATACTTTTGACATAAACGGAAATCATCACGATTCTGGTCTCTGTAGGAAAATGCTTCGAGTTTATGTCTCGCCATCAACGACGATGCAATggtcaaataaaaattctaataatcgCGAAGGAACGCCAACGTCCACTTTTCTCAGTGCTACCAGACGAACTTCGTCTGTTGACATTACTTCAGATTCTTGGAAACCCACTCGCGATGATTCCTTAATTGGCAAAGATAATACGGATTCAGATTTTACCGCGTACAGTCGTTTGTGTCAAGACTTGGTAAATATAATCAAAGGATCCGATGATTCAGAAATAAAAACCAACCGACAGGATGAACTAATTGAAGCTAAAAGCTCTAcccatgaaaataaaattgagatTGAACCTTTAATTACAGAATTATGTAATGAACTTCTTGACGGTACGGTTCAAGAACATTCCAATGAAAAATCTGAAACCAAGGAAACCAATGAAATCAAGGAATGTATCGACTTAAAATTAGACGAAGAAAATACTATAGAAACTGAAGATGATAAGCTCGATTATTATCTTCGTTTGGCAAACGAGAACGTGAAGATGATTGCAGAGGCTTTTAGCAGCGTTGCCGACCACCTACGCGATGGCCTTGACGTTGGAGATGATTCATCGAGTCGTTTTAGGACCGATGGCGATGATACACGTGAAACTAGCACACGTTCTTCGTCGTTTTTGGTCGAGGGTGATGAAAAGACGCTGGATGAGGTGTCAACGTCCTCGAAGAACGAAGATCTTGTTAGAAAAAGCGTTGAATCCGACGTCTCCATAGAAAAGCTTGACGTTCCTAACctcaaagaaaataacgttAGACGTCCATCGGACATAGAGATCGATCTTAACAAAGCCGTGGAAGATCTACAAATAGCCGCAGCCAGTTTAAACGGGAATGTACAAGAAATGGAAGAACTCGAAGTTCGACTAACAAAATTGGGTGAAGGTCATTTGGACGTTCAAATCGAAGACAAGGCTGACgaaaaaaatgaggaaaaacttaaattatttaccgtagagaagaaagatgtTATTTCTGAGTCTGACGTAGGAcaaggaacagaaaaaaatgatgaacaaaaatgtgaaatattgGAGCCAATAGAAACGCAAGATGACAACAGGCGTATTGCGGTTCGCGAAG atgaATGA